The Amycolatopsis sp. DG1A-15b genome contains the following window.
ACACCGGCAAGCCGGTCGAGGTCGAGCACGGCAAGGAGACCGAGATCTCCCTGGTCAAGGCCGAGGACCTCGACGCGGGCGCGATGGAGACGGTGTTCCCGTTCCGCGAGTCCGAGCGGAACGACGCGGAGGCGCTGGCCAAGGCGCTGACCCGCGTCGACAACCCGGTCATGCTGATCCGCCTGCGCCCGACCGACGCCGCCAAGGTGGTCAAGCGGGCCGGCCAGGAGGACTACAACTTCGGCGACTACTACGCGTACACGAAGATCTGCAGCCACGTCGGCTGCCCGACCTCCCTGTACGAGCAGCGGACCAACCGGATCCTGTGCCCGTGCCACCAGTCGCAGTTCGACGCGCTCCACTACGCCAAGCCGATCTTCGGCCCGGCGACCCGTCCGCTGGCCCAGCTACCGATCACGGTGGACGAAGAGGGATACTTGATCGCGCGAGGCGATTTCAACGAGGCCATCGGTCCGGCCTTTTGGGAGCGTAAGTCATGAGTTCACTCACCACGCCGACCAAGGGGTCGAGCCCGGTCGAGAAGGCGCTGGGCGACGCCGCGAACAACGCCGACCAGCGGTACCACCTGGCCAAGGGCCTGCGGCACCAGATGAACAAGGTGTTCCCGACCCACTGGTCGTTCCTGCTGGGCGAGATCGCGCTCTACAGCTTCATCATCCTGCTGCTCACCGGTGTGTACCTGACGCTGTTCTTCGACCCCTCCATGCAGGAGGTCGTCTACCACGGCAGCTTCAAGAACATGCAGGGCCTGGAGATGTCGCAGGCGTTCCGCACGACGCTGGACATCTCGTTCGACGTCCGCGGCGGCCTGTTCATGCGGCAGCTGCACCACTGGGCCGCGCTGATCTTCGTCGCGTCCATGGCCGTCCACATGCTCCGCATCTTCTTCACCGGCGCGTTCCGGCGGCCGCGTGAGGCGAACTGGGTGATCGGCGGCCTGCTGCTGGTCCTGGGTTGCTTCGAAGGCTTCTTCGGCTATTCGCTGCCGGACGACCTGCTCTCGGGCACCGGTATCCGCGCGACGCTGTCGGGCATCGTGCTCTCGGTGCCGGTGGCCGGCACCTGGATCCACTGGGCGCTCTTCGGCGGGGAGTTCCCCGGCGACCAGATCATCCCGCGCCTGTACACGCTGCACATCCTGCTGCTGCCGGGCATCATGCTCGCGCTGGTCGGGGCGCACCTGGCGCTGGTCTGGTACCAGAAGCACACGCAGTTCCCCGGCGTGCGCCGCAAGGAGACCAACGTCGTCGGCGTCCGGATCATGCCGTACTTCGCGCTCAAGGGCGGGGCGTTCTTCACGCTGGTCATCGGCGTGCTGGCGCTGATGTCGGGCCTGTTCCAGATCAACCCGGTGTGGAACTTCGGCCCGTACAACCCGGCGCAGGTGTCGGCGGGCTCGCAGCCCGACTGGTACATGGCCTGGGCCGACGGCATGCTCCGGATCTGGCCGGC
Protein-coding sequences here:
- a CDS encoding cytochrome bc complex cytochrome b subunit is translated as MSSLTTPTKGSSPVEKALGDAANNADQRYHLAKGLRHQMNKVFPTHWSFLLGEIALYSFIILLLTGVYLTLFFDPSMQEVVYHGSFKNMQGLEMSQAFRTTLDISFDVRGGLFMRQLHHWAALIFVASMAVHMLRIFFTGAFRRPREANWVIGGLLLVLGCFEGFFGYSLPDDLLSGTGIRATLSGIVLSVPVAGTWIHWALFGGEFPGDQIIPRLYTLHILLLPGIMLALVGAHLALVWYQKHTQFPGVRRKETNVVGVRIMPYFALKGGAFFTLVIGVLALMSGLFQINPVWNFGPYNPAQVSAGSQPDWYMAWADGMLRIWPAWEVYLGNYTIPAVFFPGAVGMPILIGLLLAYPFLERKLSKDTAHHNLLQRPRDVPVRTALGAMALGFFMVIELSGFNDIIADQFDISLNATTWAGRIGVLLVPPVAYYLTYRLCLGLQRADREVLEHGVETGIIKRLPHGEFIEIHQPLAGVDSHGHAIPLEYQGASVPKKMNKLGSAGHAVPGTFWSPDPAEETAALQRANGNGHGNGHSITQGEPGEFESIETAEAAKRSEH